In Alteromonas sp. V450, the following proteins share a genomic window:
- a CDS encoding ligand-binding sensor domain-containing diguanylate cyclase, giving the protein MPSTYTHHSPAFHAFDVDSGISHLSVADFAQDKHGFLWIASQSGVDRFDGYTFKYFGKWKEDKSTGLPTLTALQVESSQDGQYIWIGGFSGLSRINVDTETFDHFSLPSSDSFSTTPINRIKRTSDGTLWFVAERGLYQYSESIDGISYVASLPSSTSTLTDLALVGNTVYVSTTSGLYKLDTIKKKLQFVGFKGANLTRIVTMNKKKFTLGTTDYGICFIETNKIPTSLQNACISEKHGLTANYVNDILLHSTGEIWVATEKGVNAISSSLQSTVNVSLSEKNKLSERISRLYRTDSNLIVVGTKDNGFLIGNPLTSNFNSRDIEDGRIISSLSSTGGAEVWLTAENGLWLYDTESQKIKGPFNTSGFDDEEKGEARLLSVFYDKLTQDVWVSTRTGLAKLNKKEQKLDIVALEGKSGYTLSVDDEGDIWYGGYSDGVFIYRPSEDRVVRQWPLSLTTRILLNSRNKAWLSTVTGLFFADKKTGDLIDVGDYTDAFDDQTVVTWISESRRGGFWIGTQSQGLFFLSIEGEDFNTLKVTQIKPESRISDISIGAIVEDEDYSLWISTIEGIAYLSPDLSKFSYFGTEHGASSMGYYIGAVATTPSNTILFGGSQGITEFQPADIFSSPWQPNVRITSVEIISKDESNGSMTQRFVDVTKPITLSPNDISFSIEFASLDFINADEIRYAYKLADFESNWRYSSHKKRVATYTNLDPGYYRFTVKAINKDNEWSSEQAQLEITIIPPWYDEPMWRGILLLCILSIAFFFVWMRIASLKSRSVELALKVDEKTKDLEAVVEKLTLISTQDALTGLKNRRYFTERAQEAWQAYKRHNHIFSLLIVDIDFFKRINDEFGHLVGDAVLTQIASLLTDNLREGDIIARWGGEEFLVLLPSLNNQEAYWVAEKLRKKIADTPLSAPPHVIDSTITCGVADIRGFHSVEACIHAVDKKLYKGKASGRNAVIQ; this is encoded by the coding sequence GTGCCATCGACCTATACTCACCACTCTCCCGCATTCCATGCATTCGATGTTGATAGCGGTATCTCACATCTATCAGTAGCAGATTTTGCCCAAGACAAACATGGGTTTCTTTGGATAGCCTCTCAATCTGGCGTGGATAGATTTGACGGGTATACCTTCAAATATTTTGGTAAGTGGAAAGAAGACAAATCGACAGGTTTACCAACGCTAACTGCACTTCAGGTAGAATCAAGTCAAGACGGTCAATACATTTGGATAGGCGGCTTTAGTGGCTTAAGCCGCATAAATGTGGATACTGAAACCTTTGATCACTTTTCACTCCCTTCCTCGGACAGCTTTAGCACGACCCCTATCAATCGAATAAAGAGAACATCGGACGGAACGCTATGGTTTGTTGCCGAACGTGGCTTGTATCAATATTCAGAGAGCATAGACGGCATTTCCTATGTCGCGAGCTTACCAAGTTCAACCAGTACACTTACAGATTTAGCGCTCGTAGGTAACACTGTCTATGTGTCTACGACATCTGGCCTCTATAAATTAGACACCATTAAAAAGAAATTGCAATTTGTCGGTTTTAAAGGCGCCAATTTAACGCGCATCGTGACGATGAACAAAAAAAAGTTTACCTTAGGCACAACAGACTATGGCATATGCTTTATAGAAACAAATAAAATCCCTACTAGCCTACAAAATGCGTGTATCAGCGAAAAACATGGTTTAACCGCAAACTATGTAAACGACATTCTGCTTCATTCCACTGGCGAAATTTGGGTTGCCACTGAAAAGGGGGTGAATGCTATTTCGTCTTCTTTGCAGTCGACGGTCAACGTTTCTCTTAGCGAAAAAAATAAACTTTCTGAACGAATATCAAGGTTGTATAGGACTGATTCAAATCTCATTGTTGTTGGTACAAAGGACAATGGTTTCTTAATCGGAAACCCTTTGACGAGCAACTTCAATTCTCGAGATATCGAAGATGGCCGAATAATATCGTCACTCTCGTCAACGGGGGGAGCAGAAGTATGGTTAACTGCTGAAAATGGACTTTGGCTCTATGACACTGAAAGTCAGAAGATTAAAGGTCCTTTTAATACCAGCGGTTTTGACGACGAAGAAAAAGGCGAAGCGCGACTGCTCAGTGTTTTTTACGACAAATTGACGCAAGATGTATGGGTTTCAACACGCACTGGCCTTGCAAAACTAAATAAAAAAGAACAAAAACTCGACATAGTGGCGCTTGAAGGCAAGTCCGGGTATACCCTTAGCGTCGATGATGAAGGCGATATTTGGTACGGAGGCTACAGTGATGGCGTTTTCATTTATAGGCCCAGTGAAGACCGCGTAGTAAGGCAGTGGCCGCTTTCGTTAACAACACGCATATTACTCAACAGTCGAAATAAAGCATGGCTTAGTACGGTTACTGGCCTGTTTTTCGCTGATAAAAAAACAGGGGATCTAATCGACGTTGGTGACTATACCGACGCGTTTGATGACCAAACCGTTGTAACGTGGATTTCGGAGTCACGACGCGGAGGCTTCTGGATAGGTACCCAATCACAAGGCTTGTTTTTCCTCTCAATCGAAGGTGAAGATTTTAATACACTGAAAGTCACGCAAATAAAACCTGAAAGTAGGATAAGTGATATTTCAATAGGCGCTATAGTAGAGGACGAAGATTACAGCCTTTGGATTTCAACGATTGAAGGTATAGCTTATCTTTCACCTGATTTGTCAAAGTTCTCTTATTTCGGTACAGAACATGGTGCTTCGTCAATGGGGTACTATATTGGAGCAGTAGCAACAACTCCATCAAACACTATTCTATTTGGCGGTTCTCAAGGCATTACAGAATTTCAGCCTGCAGATATTTTCTCGTCGCCATGGCAACCAAACGTTCGCATAACTTCCGTAGAGATTATTAGTAAAGACGAATCTAATGGTTCTATGACACAGCGATTTGTCGACGTGACAAAACCTATCACGTTGAGCCCAAATGATATTTCTTTTTCAATTGAATTTGCGTCGCTTGACTTCATTAACGCCGATGAAATTCGTTACGCTTACAAACTTGCTGATTTTGAGTCTAACTGGCGGTATTCCTCTCATAAAAAACGCGTAGCAACCTATACAAATTTAGATCCAGGCTATTACCGCTTCACTGTTAAGGCAATAAATAAAGATAATGAATGGAGTAGCGAACAAGCACAACTTGAAATAACTATTATTCCGCCCTGGTACGACGAGCCTATGTGGAGAGGCATACTTTTACTTTGCATTCTTAGCATTGCTTTCTTTTTTGTGTGGATGCGCATAGCATCATTAAAAAGCCGTTCTGTAGAGCTTGCGCTAAAAGTAGACGAAAAAACAAAAGACCTTGAGGCAGTCGTAGAAAAGCTAACGCTAATTTCTACGCAGGACGCGTTAACTGGCTTAAAGAACAGACGCTATTTTACTGAGCGAGCTCAGGAAGCATGGCAGGCCTACAAACGGCATAATCATATTTTTTCCTTGCTGATTGTAGATATCGATTTCTTTAAGCGTATTAACGATGAATTTGGCCACCTTGTTGGCGACGCCGTACTCACTCAAATTGCTAGTTTGCTCACTGACAACTTGAGAGAGGGGGACATAATCGCGCGGTGGGGCGGCGAAGAGTTTTTAGTACTTCTCCCGTCACTTAACAATCAAGAGGCATATTGGGTTGCCGAAAAATTGCGCAAAAAAATAGCGGATACTCCCCTTTCTGCGCCACCTCACGTTATCGATTCAACTATAACCTGTGGTGTAGCAGACATTCGCGGGTTTCATAGCGTTGAGGCATGCATTCATGCTGTTGATAAAAAGCTTTATAAAGGAAAAGCGTCAGGAAGAAACGCGGTAATTCAATAA
- a CDS encoding M2 family metallopeptidase, translated as MLNHKRTLIAAVVSLSLMGCGESTTRTEIQPELTAQDAKQFLQQAQDDIAKMQVPAAHAEWSYATNINFDTAAVSAYFNEVLSTKVAKLAKEAAKFNNVEVDADTRRQLDLLKNSLTMPPPADAQKAERLAKIGSELSAMYGSGEYCSDDGNCKSLVEMSSEMATLRDADKLLEYWTGWREVSKPMAPLYAEQVSLANEGAAELGFENVSALWRGKYDMPADDFPKELDRLWTQVEPFYESLHCHVRAKLGEHYGEDVVPQDKPIPAHLLGNMWAQTWGNIYDIVKPQQEMKVPDVTGALAAQGYDEIAMVKQAESFFSSLGFEELPDTFWERSMFQKPEGRDVQCHASAWDLDDKDDLRIKMCIQKTGEEFNVIHHELGHNYYQRAYKNQPLLYRGSANDGFHEAIGDTIALSITPKYLKQINLIDEIPDASNDIGMLMQVALDKIAFIPFGLMVDQWRWKVMSGEVTPEQYNQLWWELREKYQGVMAPVERDADAFDPGAKYHVPANVPYTRYFLAHILQFQFHKALCDIAGDEGPLNRCSIYGSEEAGKALNNMLEMGMSQPWQNALQTLTGSPEMDASTIADYFAPLKVWLDEQNANRQCGW; from the coding sequence ATGCTCAATCATAAACGCACTCTGATAGCCGCTGTGGTCAGCCTATCACTTATGGGATGTGGTGAAAGTACTACTCGGACAGAAATTCAACCAGAACTTACCGCACAAGATGCAAAACAGTTCTTACAGCAAGCCCAAGATGATATAGCAAAAATGCAGGTTCCCGCGGCGCACGCAGAGTGGAGCTATGCCACCAATATAAACTTCGATACTGCTGCAGTCAGCGCCTACTTCAACGAGGTGCTTTCAACAAAGGTTGCAAAGTTAGCAAAAGAAGCTGCTAAATTTAATAATGTAGAGGTTGATGCTGATACTCGCAGGCAGCTTGACTTGCTTAAAAACAGCTTAACTATGCCACCTCCTGCAGATGCCCAAAAGGCAGAGCGTCTGGCCAAAATAGGCTCAGAGCTTAGTGCCATGTACGGCTCGGGAGAATACTGCAGTGATGACGGCAACTGTAAGAGCTTAGTTGAAATGAGTTCTGAAATGGCCACCCTTCGCGACGCCGATAAACTGTTAGAGTATTGGACAGGATGGCGTGAAGTATCAAAACCTATGGCGCCACTTTATGCTGAACAAGTATCACTGGCCAACGAAGGTGCTGCAGAACTTGGATTTGAAAACGTAAGCGCCTTATGGCGTGGCAAATACGACATGCCTGCAGACGACTTTCCGAAGGAGCTAGATCGTCTGTGGACACAAGTCGAACCTTTTTACGAGTCGCTACACTGTCATGTAAGAGCAAAATTAGGTGAGCACTACGGCGAAGATGTAGTACCGCAAGACAAGCCAATTCCTGCACATTTATTAGGAAATATGTGGGCCCAGACCTGGGGTAACATCTACGATATCGTTAAGCCTCAACAAGAAATGAAAGTGCCTGATGTTACCGGCGCATTGGCTGCGCAAGGCTATGACGAAATCGCTATGGTTAAACAGGCCGAGTCATTTTTCTCTTCACTTGGCTTCGAAGAACTACCCGATACTTTTTGGGAACGCTCTATGTTTCAAAAGCCCGAAGGACGTGACGTTCAGTGTCATGCCTCGGCTTGGGATTTAGACGATAAAGACGATCTTCGAATTAAAATGTGCATTCAAAAGACGGGCGAAGAATTTAATGTTATTCACCATGAATTAGGTCATAACTACTATCAGCGAGCGTACAAAAATCAGCCGCTTCTTTATCGTGGTTCAGCCAATGACGGTTTTCATGAAGCTATTGGCGATACCATTGCCCTTTCCATTACACCTAAGTACCTCAAACAAATAAATCTCATTGACGAAATCCCAGATGCCTCGAACGATATTGGCATGCTGATGCAGGTTGCTCTTGATAAGATTGCTTTTATTCCTTTCGGCTTAATGGTAGACCAATGGCGCTGGAAAGTAATGTCAGGTGAAGTAACACCTGAACAATACAACCAGCTTTGGTGGGAATTAAGAGAGAAGTATCAAGGCGTGATGGCACCTGTAGAACGTGATGCCGACGCCTTTGACCCAGGTGCGAAATATCACGTACCAGCTAACGTTCCTTACACCCGTTATTTCCTAGCGCATATCCTTCAATTCCAATTCCACAAGGCATTATGTGATATCGCTGGAGACGAAGGCCCACTGAATCGCTGCTCTATTTATGGCAGTGAAGAAGCCGGTAAGGCTCTGAATAACATGTTGGAAATGGGTATGAGTCAGCCTTGGCAAAATGCACTTCAGACACTTACAGGCTCACCTGAAATGGATGCTAGCACCATCGCTGATTATTTCGCGCCACTCAAAGTATGGCTGGATGAGCAAAACGCAAATCGCCAATGCGGATGGTAG
- a CDS encoding gamma-glutamylcyclotransferase family protein: MQNNDADALVNLRPENLFIYGSLAPGCPNHHIVDHIQGEWQPGTVEGYLVPKGWGAAMGFPGIVVTGSTKPKEKVKGMMLSSSQLRDNWAMLDDFEGEQYERIIVPVKLESGHIVDAYIYQIKPSK, translated from the coding sequence ATGCAAAATAATGACGCTGATGCGCTTGTAAACTTGCGTCCAGAAAACTTGTTTATTTACGGGAGCCTTGCTCCCGGATGCCCGAATCACCATATCGTTGATCATATCCAGGGGGAATGGCAGCCTGGTACTGTTGAGGGATACCTAGTCCCAAAAGGGTGGGGAGCAGCTATGGGGTTTCCAGGAATCGTTGTAACAGGCTCCACAAAGCCAAAAGAAAAGGTAAAAGGCATGATGCTGTCGTCTTCTCAACTTAGGGATAACTGGGCCATGCTGGATGATTTTGAAGGTGAACAATATGAACGCATCATTGTTCCTGTTAAGCTAGAAAGCGGTCACATTGTAGACGCCTATATTTATCAAATAAAACCATCGAAATAG
- a CDS encoding DUF4870 domain-containing protein, giving the protein MSTDEPVYWGLNPRSYCTLIHVSQLSSIVIPGLGIILPIVLWIAHKDQNEDIDQHGRVTANWLLSLLVYSVICFILTFIIIGAFGFIVIGLLNIIFAVVAAVKANRGELWAYPLSFKFFKV; this is encoded by the coding sequence ATGTCAACGGACGAACCGGTTTATTGGGGGCTTAATCCTCGAAGCTATTGCACACTGATACACGTTTCTCAATTATCAAGCATTGTTATTCCTGGTCTGGGTATTATTTTACCGATTGTGCTTTGGATTGCGCATAAAGATCAAAACGAAGATATTGATCAGCACGGTAGAGTGACGGCAAATTGGTTACTGAGCTTACTCGTTTATTCAGTTATTTGTTTTATTCTTACCTTTATAATAATTGGCGCGTTTGGTTTTATCGTCATTGGTTTGTTGAATATTATTTTCGCAGTAGTTGCAGCAGTTAAGGCAAATAGGGGCGAGTTGTGGGCTTATCCACTGAGTTTTAAATTTTTTAAAGTGTAA
- a CDS encoding SDR family NAD(P)-dependent oxidoreductase, whose translation MDALLDFSDQVVLITGAGSGFGRLLSLGLASRGAKLVLSDINETALEETKNDVKALTDVVVIAGNIASEELNKSLVEKATETFGKLDIAVNNAGIAHNPAPIHQMTEEIMDSQFAVNVKGVMFGMKYQIPVMLAQKQGHILNVSSLAGLGGAPKGGAYAAAKHAVSGITRTAAVEYGRKNVRVNAICPFYSPTNILNVDGYNTPEAREQLGLGSPMKRLGEPQEIVNTMMLMLSPGNSYMNGQTIAVDGGVTAW comes from the coding sequence ATGGACGCACTACTCGATTTTTCAGACCAAGTAGTATTAATTACGGGTGCAGGGAGTGGATTTGGCCGGCTATTATCGCTAGGCCTTGCCAGCCGAGGCGCAAAACTCGTTCTGTCAGACATCAACGAAACAGCCCTTGAAGAAACGAAAAATGATGTAAAAGCACTCACTGATGTTGTGGTGATTGCGGGTAATATTGCCAGCGAAGAACTAAATAAGTCTTTGGTTGAAAAGGCAACGGAAACGTTTGGCAAACTAGACATTGCGGTAAATAACGCGGGTATAGCGCATAACCCAGCGCCAATTCATCAGATGACCGAGGAAATTATGGACTCCCAATTTGCGGTAAATGTAAAAGGCGTAATGTTTGGAATGAAGTACCAGATACCCGTTATGCTGGCACAAAAGCAAGGCCATATTTTAAATGTAAGCTCATTAGCAGGGTTAGGCGGTGCGCCGAAAGGTGGCGCTTATGCAGCTGCAAAGCACGCTGTGTCAGGTATAACCCGAACTGCTGCTGTGGAATACGGTCGTAAAAATGTTCGCGTTAACGCTATTTGCCCATTCTATAGCCCAACAAATATATTAAACGTTGACGGTTACAACACTCCTGAAGCAAGAGAGCAGCTTGGCTTGGGCAGCCCTATGAAACGATTAGGCGAACCACAAGAAATCGTTAATACTATGATGCTTATGCTATCACCTGGAAACAGCTACATGAATGGGCAAACGATTGCTGTAGATGGCGGCGTTACAGCTTGGTAA
- a CDS encoding haloalkane dehalogenase: MQVIKTPESAFKEITDFPYAPCFTEITDTVSSEITMAHYQCGPEDGHTVLLMHGEPTWAYLYRKMMPILAEAGFNVLAPDLIGFGRSDKPTRKEDYSYARHVIWMKDWFTQVTKGPVTLFCQDWGGLLGLRLVADMPERFSGVMVSNTGLPTGDHAPSDAFIKWRRFSQDVPVFPTSTIIQNATTTELDEATLAAYDAPFPDESYKAGARMFPLLVPTSPDSAEAQANRQAWEQLKQYNKPFITAFGDSDPVTKGGDSVFKKLVPGCDGMAHTLVENGGHFIQEDKGELLANLLIQFINQTQLN, encoded by the coding sequence ATGCAAGTGATTAAAACACCGGAGAGTGCTTTTAAGGAGATTACTGATTTTCCCTACGCACCCTGCTTCACTGAAATCACTGACACAGTTAGCAGTGAAATAACAATGGCGCATTATCAATGTGGTCCTGAAGATGGGCATACCGTACTTTTAATGCATGGAGAACCTACATGGGCCTATTTATATCGCAAGATGATGCCCATATTGGCCGAGGCGGGATTCAATGTTTTAGCACCAGACCTTATTGGTTTTGGACGCTCGGATAAGCCTACTAGAAAAGAAGACTATTCCTACGCGCGCCACGTAATATGGATGAAAGACTGGTTTACGCAGGTTACGAAAGGCCCTGTTACCCTATTTTGTCAAGACTGGGGAGGCCTACTGGGCCTGCGACTTGTCGCCGATATGCCTGAGCGTTTTTCGGGTGTAATGGTGTCGAACACAGGACTGCCTACTGGCGACCATGCGCCAAGCGATGCTTTTATTAAATGGCGTAGGTTCTCCCAGGACGTACCGGTTTTTCCGACATCGACAATTATTCAAAATGCTACGACAACTGAACTAGACGAAGCAACTCTCGCAGCCTATGACGCCCCCTTCCCAGACGAAAGCTATAAAGCTGGTGCACGTATGTTCCCCCTTCTTGTTCCTACAAGTCCAGACAGTGCTGAGGCACAGGCAAATAGACAAGCGTGGGAACAGCTAAAACAGTACAACAAACCCTTTATAACGGCTTTCGGTGATAGCGATCCTGTCACTAAGGGTGGCGACAGCGTATTTAAGAAGCTCGTTCCTGGTTGTGATGGTATGGCCCATACACTTGTAGAGAACGGAGGTCACTTTATTCAGGAAGATAAAGGGGAGTTGCTTGCTAATTTACTCATTCAATTTATAAATCAAACACAGCTGAACTAG